In one Vidua chalybeata isolate OUT-0048 chromosome 4, bVidCha1 merged haplotype, whole genome shotgun sequence genomic region, the following are encoded:
- the PTCD3 gene encoding pentatricopeptide repeat domain-containing protein 3, mitochondrial, with protein sequence MAARRVGGCCWQRALWLGRPCRLPGGRESYRSSSSSPALGKTVDNSQVTQEEIVLPRRKTWDKLAVLQTLASTVKRDPTAAHYMFQDDPFLMPRNAANSRLYSLSKESGRNAAKYIIKNFPQYFDKTFAEPNVPCLMPETLTPQTEGVSEAALRERIHLRRVKESVDIFDQLLQAGTPVSLETTNSLLDLLCFYGDGEPTPEKEQEEKEDLEEPEVNASEQKAPKRQFQRGSQSSGPRWRENNHAERIFKIMPERNAHSYCTMIRGMVKHGAYSKAYDMYIDLLNERHKADVHTFNALIRAVPYLKERFVERWELTKDFLTHMAQQKVQPTLLTFNSVLKSLRRCGGVGRTMSLFVLKEMEALDIEPSLASYDHLLSMYYKGVDAQSSDIISEVLNEVENRSFTAQDPDDANFFTTAMQVCCDLKDIKLAYQLNKALEKGDNWKFLDVDRSNGYWSKFFSLLCMMEQIEVVLKWYKEMSSSLFYPTPKNILDLLQALDAANQLEVIPSVWEDVKQLGFSRRQDLLEEFLSLMSRDQHPSEIQMAFAKCAEEIKAVHEPAGQGQVPLEWTGSALGHVVVLFSRAGRTQDAWNMMEHFQKINRIPTDKVMDEFLNCAKQTNCPDEAIKMVKLAASLGLPLSQRLKSRTEEEFELSETQKKALESIKWDGDSSDSDSDSSDSDRE encoded by the exons ATGGCGGCGCGGCGGGtcgggggctgctgctggcagcgggcGCTGTGGCTGGGCCGGCCGTGCCGCCTCCCGGGCGGGCGGGAGAGCTACCG GAGCTCTTCAAGTAGTCCTGCTCTTGGGAAGACTGTGGACAATTCACAAG TAACTCAAGAAGAAATTGTGCTCCCCCGAAGGAAAACATG GGATAAGCTCGCGGTGCTCCAGACCTTGGCTTCTACTGTCAAGAGG GATCCTACTGCTGCTCATTACATGTTCCAGGATGACCCTTTCCTGATGCCAAGAAATGCAGCTAACTCT CGTCTGTATTCATTGTCAAAGGAGTCTGGGAGAAATGCTGCAAAATACATCATAAAGAACTTTCCTCAGTATTTTGACAAGACTTTTGCAGAGCCCAACGTACCA TGCCTGATGCCCGAGACTCTCACACCTCAGACCGAAGGAGTGAGTGAGGCAGCTCTGAGGGAGCGCATCCATCTCAGAAGGGTGAAAGAGTCTGTGGACATCTTTGATCAGCTTCTACAGGCAG GTACCCCTGTGTCTCTGGAGACCACAAACAGCCTTTTAGATTTGTTATGCTTCTATGGAGATGGTGAACCTACTCCtgaaaaagagcaggaagaaaaagaggatttgGAAGAACCAGAG GTGAATGCTTCAGAACAGAAAGCTCCAAAGAGACAATTTCAAAGAGGTTCACAGTCATCTGGCCCCAGATGGAG GGAGAACAACCATGCTGAAAGGATATTTAAGATAATGCCAGAGAGGAATGCACACTCCTATTGCACAATGATCCGTGGGATGGTGAAG caCGGGGCTTATTCTAAAGCTTATGACATGTACATAGACTTGCTGAATGAAAGGCACAAGG CTGATGTGCACACTTTCAATGCACTGATCAGAGCAGTCCCATATCTAAAGGAGAGGTTCGTAGAAAGATGGGAATTAACCAAG GACTTCCTGACTCACATGGCTCAACAGAAAGTGCAACCAACTCTGCTAACTTTTAATTCTGTACTGAAGAGTCTGAGAAGATGTGGTGGTGTGGGCAGAACTATGTCTTTGTTTGTATTAAAGGAAATGGAAGCACTTGATATAG AGCCCAGCCTTGCATCCTATGATCATCTCCTCTCCATGTATTACAAAGGCG TTGATGCTCAGTCATCAGACATTATCTCTGAGGTGTTAAATGAGGTTGAAAATCGAAGTTTCACTGCTCAGGACCCTGATGATG CCAACTTTTTTACCACCGCCATGCAAGTG TGCTGTGATCTTAAGGATATCAAGCTTGCCTATCAGTTAAATAAAGCCCTGGAGAAGGGAGACAACTGGAAATTCTTGGATGTGGATCGGTCAAACGGCTATTG gtCGAAATTCTTTTCGTTGTTGTGCATGATGGAACAAATCGAGGTGGTGTTGAAGTGGTACAAAGAAATGTCATCTTCG CTCTTCTATCCAACTCCTAAAAATATACTGGACCTCCTTCAAGCACTGGATGCAGCCAACCAGTTGGAAGTGATCCCTTCAGTCTGGGAAG ATGTGAAACAATTGGGGTTTAGCAGGAGACAAGACTTGTTGGAAGAGTTCTTGTCTTTGATGAGCAGAGACCAGCACCCCAGTGAG ATTCAGATGGCATTTGCCAAGTGTGCTGAAGAAATcaaagctgtccatgagcctgctgggcaggggcaggtcCCGCTGGAGTGGACAGGGAGTGCTCTGGGCCATGTCGTGGTGCTCttttccagggctgggagaacCCAGGATGCCTG GAACATGATGGAGCATTTCCAGAAAATCAATAGGATTCCCAC TGACAAGGTGATGGACGAGTTCTTGAACTGTGCTAAGCAAACCAATTGCCCAGATGAGGCAATTAAGATGGTAAAGCTGGCAGCATCCCTTGGACTTCCTTTATCTCAAAGgctgaaaagcagaacagaggAGGAATTTGAACTCTCTGAAACACAGAA GAAGGCACTGGAGAGTATCAAGTGGGATGGTGACAGCAGCGATAGTGACAGTGACAGTAGTGACAGTGACCGTGAGTAG